From Fusobacterium varium:
TAAATGTAAAAGCAGAGGGAGATAAGACTACAGGAGTATTTATTGATGGAGAATCAAAAATAAAAGGAACTGTAACAGCTATAACAGGAGCAATAGGAGTATATGGAAGTGAAGGAGTTGTAAATATAGATACAGGACTTACTTTAAATATAGGAGCTGGAGCTGACAAAGGAACAGGAATGTACCTTACAGATGGTGCTTATGCAGCTGGAGGGACAATAACAGTAAATAATTCCTCAACAGAGAATAATATAGGAGTGTATTACAGTAAAGGGAATACAACAGGAACTGTAACAAATGGATCTGAGATTAAACTTACAGGAACTAAAGGTGTAGGAATATATGCAGCAGATGGAATAACTTTAGTAAATAATGCAAATATTACATCAACAGCTGGACAGAGTGACAGTATAGCTTCATATATAGGAGGAGGTTCTCAATTGACTTCAACAGGAATTATCACAATGAATGATAATGACAGTATAGGAATCTATGTAGAAGAAGGTAAAGGAATCAACTCAGGAACTATTACAATGAATGGGGCAGCAAGCACATCAACTAAATCAGTTGTAGGAATGGTAGCTCAGGCTGATTCAGGAGAAACAGCAACTATAGAAAATGCAACATCAAAAGAAATAAAAGTTGGTGCAAATCTTGGAATGTACATAGCAGGGGCAGGAACAAATATAGGAATAAATGCAGGAACAATTACTGCAACAACAGGAACAGGAGTATATGTAAATGGTTCAGGAAACAGTTTTAATGGAGCTGGAGGAACTATCACATCAAATGGAGTAGGAATTTATTTGAAGAATACGGATACAGGAACTGTAACTAATACAGGTACTTTAGATATAGCTTCAGGAGGAGTAGGAGTATTTGGAGAAAATGCTAAGATAGATTTTGATGTAAATGTTTCAGGCGCTGGAGCAGTAGGAGTTGTAGCAGCAGGTACTACTGCAATCTCAGGAAAGATAATAACAGGGCAGAATTCGGTTGGAGTATATATACAAGATAATAATGTGATTTTTGATAATGCAACTATAACAACAGGAACAAATATACCAGGAGGAACATCAGTTGGAATACTATTTGATGGTACAAAACAATATAATTCTACCATAGATAATGTAACAATAGATGCAAAAAATGGAGTAGGGATATATTTAGATGGGTCATCAGGAACAACCCTTAACTTTGGTGGAACTGTAGCAACTGCAGGAACAGGAGCAGTAGGAATATATGTAAAAACTGGAAATACTTTAAATAGTAATAATTCATCATTTAACATAAGTAATGGAGCAGTAGGAGTATATGTAAATGGAGGAACTGCCAATCTAGGAACAACAGGAAATCTTACATTTAATTTTGAAACTGGTGGAGGAATAGGAGTTTACAATAAAGGAGGAACTCTTGTTCTTGGAAATAATATATCTACAATAGGTTCAGGATCATTAGCAGCAACTGTGAATGGAGATTTAACTTCATCTGGAAATTTAAATATAGGTGAAGGAGGACAAGGACTTCTTGGTTCATATGATAATGGAACTACAACACCTAAAAGTATAGTTAATCAATCTACTGGAAATATAACAGCTACATCAGGAGGAATAGGACTTGCAGCAGTAAAAGGGGCAACTGCTCCAACAGGAGACATAACAATAAACAATGCTGGAAATATAACAGCTAGTGGAAAATCAAGTGCAGGGAAGAATTCTGTAGGAATATATACAGATGTAGCAGCGATAAACAATACAGGAACTGTTAATGTAGGAACAGATGGAATAGGAATATACGCTGCTGAAAGTGGAAAAGCAGTGACAAATGATAATATGACTATGACAGGAAATAATGGAATAGGAGTATATATCAAAGGAGCAACAGGCGGGCTTACTGCAAATAATATAACTTCAACTACTACAGGAAATACAGGCTTGGTTCTTGAAGGAGTAACATCCAATATAGATGCAGGAACTATCACTCTAGGAAATGAAAGTGTCGGAGTAATGGCAACAGGAACAACTTCTGCAATAGCTGGAACTATTAAAGTAGGAGATTCAAGCACAGGAAAGAGTGCAATAGGAATAGCAGCCAAGAGTTCTAACTTAAATTTAGCAGGAATAACAAGAATTACAGCTGGAAAAGGTGGAATAGGAATATACGCTGAAGGAACAAGTCAGGTAACAAATGTAGATGCCGCTAAAATAACAGTTGGTGCAGATGGAATATATATGTATTCTACTGCAAATACTTCAATAAGTTTCACAGGAAATATCACAGCTGATAACCAAATAGGAATAGTAGTAAACCAAGGAACTGTAACTGGTACAAGCTCAACTATAACAGCTAAAAATGGTGGAATAGGAGCATATGTAAAAGGAACAGGTTCACAATTTACAGGAACAAATATTATAGTTCAAAGTGGAATTGCTGAAACAGGTACTGACCCAGCAAAATATTCCGTGGGAGTCTATTATGAGGAAGCAGGAAATATAGGAGCACTGCCAGTAATTACACAAACAGGAAGCTATACAATAGGAACAGTATTAAATAAATCAACAGGAAGTACAGCTGCTGGAATTAATATTGGAACTTCTGGAAGTAATCAGGTAGGAGTAATGGCAAAAGGAAACTCTACTTTCAATGTAACAGCAGGAGGAATTACAGTAGCAGATGGAGATAGTAATATTGGTATATATGGAGAAAATAGTGCAATTAATGTAACTGGGAATATATTAGTTGGTACAGCTAGTTCATTAACAAATTCATCAATAGGAGTTTCTTTAAATGGAGGTTCATATACAGGAACTACAGGAGATCTTTTAGTAGGAAGTAACAGTATAGGAATCTATGGAAAAAATATGACTGGAAATATCAGTCAAAGTGGAACAACTATGAATGTAGGAAATAATGGAGTAGGTATCTATGGTTCTGGAACTGGGAATATCACTTTAACAATGTCAACAGGAATAACTCTTGGAAGTGGCAATTCTATAGGAATATATGCTAAAGGAATGGATGCAGCAGTAACAGGAAACATGACAATTGGCGCAAATACAAGTATAGGTATTGTAAGTGAAGGAAATGGTAATGTAGCGCATATTGGAGCTATGAATATTGCAGGCAAAGGAACTGGGGAAGGAGATACAGGTTCAGTAGGAATCTACAAACTGAATGGAACAGGAACTATAACAACTGCAGGAAATGGCTGGACAATAGGAAATAATGGATATGGGATCTTTATGAAGCAGGAAAAAGGACAAATAGCTACAATCAATAATGGTGCTGATATGAATCTGGGAACAGCAGCAGTAGGAATCTATTCAAGTGGAGTAAATACAGTAAATAATAGTGGAACAATAACTGTAGGAGAAACAGATACAAAAGGAGACCCTAATAAAACTCAAGACCATTTAAACTCAGTAGGTATATATGTGACAAATGGAACTACAGTAAATAATACTGGAACTATAGATGTAAAGCATGATTTTTCAGTAGGTATTTATGGAAGTGGAGAGGGAACACATATTACAAATGCATTAGGGGCAACTATCAATGTTGATAAAGGTGGAGTAGGAATCCTTGTACAAAATAAAGCAATAGCTGTAAATAAAGGGACTATCAATTTAGGAAGTATAGAGAGTCCTTATACAACAACAGTAGGAATGGCAGCATATTCAGGAGCATCAATAATCAATGCTTTTGGTGCAGTTATTAAAGTAGGAGAAGGTTCAGGAATGGTAGTAGGAGTAGGTGCAACTCTTACAAATAATGGAAAAATAGAGGTAACAAATGGAGTAGGAATCCAAGGTGGAGGACAGATTCTAAATCAAGGAGATATTACTATTCAACCAGGAGGATCAGGAATACAGGTTGGAAATACAGGAGTAGGAAGTGCAGAAGTAGGAAGTATCAAAATAGACTCAGAGGGAAATGTAACTATTAATGATAAATATGTAGGTATTGGAGGATCACTTTCAGTAGAAGGAAATCTAATAATAAATGGAGCATATGTAGATGTAACAACTAATACTCCTATATTCAATGCAAATAGTGTAAGTGGAGAAGTAAATATACTTCCAAATTTTGCACTGACAGGAAATGGAATTACATATAAAATTGAAGATTTTGTAAATGTAGCAATGGGAACAATAACAGGAAATAAACTTACACCAGTAACATCACCACTATTTATTGCAAAAGTAACAGAGGATGGAGATCTTGTTATTGCAAAAAGACCATATGCAGATCTGACAATAGGAGAACAGTTCGATGCACTGGATAAAGGACTGGATAATATTCTTGCCAACAGTAATGGAATAGGAAAAGATGCGGATATATTAAAAGGATTAAATGCTTACCTTGAAGGATTACCAGATAACCAGTTTGAAGGAGAAACATCTAGAAAACTTGCAGAAACAAGAGGAGATATCTATTCAACTATTCAAGGAAGAATGCAGGATATCAACAGAGCTTTTGATAACTCTTTCTATGAGCTTGAATCATCATACAATCTGACTAAAGACAGCAGTAAGTATAGTGTAATCTATACTGATGGAGACTACAAGGATCCAACTTTAGGAATAGAAGACTATGATTACAAGATAATGGGTGTTCTTTACATGAAGGAGAAAGAGGGAACAGAATATGGAAGCAAATATGGATATACACTAGGATTTACAGGATCAAAATTTGATTTTGAAAATAATTCAAAAGAGGATGTATATTCATTGAGAGCAGGAGTACACAGAGTTAAAAATCTAAGTGAAGAACATAAAGTATCATGGCTGTCAAGAATAGAACTAGGATACAACAGACACATTGCTAAGAGAAAACTTAATCTACATGAGGTATTTGAGAATAAAGGAGAATACAATACATACTCTGTAGCACTTGACAACAGACTTACAAAGGTTATCTATACAGACCTTTCCAGACAATTGGATATATATGCTGATTTAGATTTAGAGTATGGAAAAGTAGATGGCTTTACAGAAAGCGCAGGAAGCAATGGCGGACTTGAAGTACAGATTAAAGATAATGACTACTTAAGCGCACAGCTGGGAGCAGGAGTAAAAGCATCCCAAAGAATCTATGCAGGAAATGATATATCGGTAAAAGTAACAGCAGATGTAAAGTATGCCTATGAACTAGGAGATAACTATGATGGAAACAAAGCAAGACTAAAAAATGGAGGAGAAGGATACTACAGCCTGATTACTCCAGATGAAAGAGAAGGGAAACTGACAGGAAAAGTAGGACTGACAGTGGAGAAAGCCAACCACATGGGAGTAACATTTGAAGTAGAAGCAGCAGATGAAGAAAGCAGAAAAGATTCATCAGTAAAATATGGAGTAAGATTCAATTACAAATTCTAGTAATTAAAATAGTATGAGATCATTGAGAAATGGTCTCATACTTAAAAATAACAAAAAGGGGAAATATATACTATGGATAAAGAGAAGATTATAGAATTTTTAATGGCATGCAACAGAACTTACTTGATAGTAGTAGTTTTATTTTTCCTCATTTTCCTTATTTGCCTTTTAAATTTTATAAAAAACTATATCTCAGTAAAAAAATTAAAAAAACAAAAGGGAATAAAATTTTATTATAAATTTTTAGGAAATATTTATTGGTTAAGAGGAGAAATCTTAAATAAAAGATATTTGGAATTAAAATATTTAAATTCAGTTGAAAGTAAAGAAGAAGCTAATGTAGTAATTCTGCTGGAAAAAGTTTTAGAAAATAGTACTGGACTTATAAGCATTTATATGGAAAATTCAAAAATTATTTTAAAAAAGCTGAATTTGAATAAAGAACAATTAAAAAAAGTATTGGAAAACATACCATATACATTAGTAGAGAATGATGAAATAAAAGATGAAGAAAAAAGTAATAATTAAAATAGTTAAATAAAATAGGAGTATAAAATGCTTAATTTAACAAATGAAGAATTAGAAAAGTATAAAAACAATAAAAATGCATAATTTAAAATAAATATTTGAAAAAATAAAAAATTGATATATTTAAAGATAGAGAAAAAAATAAAAAATTATATAGCTTAACAAGGTTATTTTAAATTTTTTATCTTTCTGCACTATTCAAAAACCAGCTTAATTATATAAAATTTTCCCTCCAACTCAGTCTCTATCTTTATTTATCAATTTTACTCTCCTATATATTATTGATTATGTGAAGTGACGACATAATGTGACAATGATTTTAATTTATATTATATTTTATCAAAGTTAAAACTTAATAAAAATATTATTTAGTCCTTATTTCTCAATATTTAATTAAAGATGTAAGAGTAGAAATAGTTGAGAATGTATAAATAAATTTATTAAAAAGAAAGTATCTAAAAATGAAAATACAGCTGAAATAAAAATAATAGCAATAAAATCAGATTTTAAAATAGATAAAGAAATTATAAACCTGAAAAATCTTAGAAGTAGGATCAAGTGAAAATAAAAGATTTTTAAAACAGAAATTTGATGAACTATATTATAAGTTTAAATTTAATGGCAGTAAAAAACTGAGGGGGGAAAAGTATATGAAAAAAACTGATATTGAAAAATCTCTAAAAAGATTTTTAAAAAGAAAGGTTAGTTATTCTTTACCACTATTGATATCTTTTATGATAACAGGAGGAATATCACTAGGAGCAGAAATAACAGCAGAGGAGATACAGGAAACTAAAGGAGATCTTTTAACTAGAATACAGACAGAGCGTGAAGAAATAAGAAGAAAAATAGAAGAAAATGAGAGGTTAATAAAAGAATATAATTCAAACTTTGTGGAATTAGTAAGAAAGGGAGATTTTTACTCTAAACCTTTGATGCCAAGCACACAAGTTTTTTTCAGCTATCAGCATTTAGATAGTGGAAAAATGAAAGATGTAACAGATAAAGAGTTTTCAGAAACAATAGATGCAATAAACAAGCATTATGGAACAAGAAGTGGAAGAAGTATATTAAAATCTACAGGAAACATAGGAAAAGATAAATTGATGGCAGGGAATGGAGTAGCTGTAGATACACAAATATTTAGAGAAACAATAGAAGTGGGAGCCAATATCAAGCCAGTAGAACCAGAACTTCCAGAGATTAATCCAAATGTATCAGTGGATGTATCAGCCCCAGAGGTAGTTTTAGGAGACCTGCCAGGATTAATAATTATAGACCCTCCAGAGGGAAAAAAAGTAGAAGTAGGAGTTATAAAGGTACCTTCGACACCTGGAATAATATCTATTCCTATAACTATAACAGAAAATAATCAAATAACAATAACAAAACCAAATATAGAAGCTCCAAATCTATCAGCACCAACAGTTAATGTGAGTCCTGTGACTATTAATATATCATTAAATGTAAAAACACCAGATTCAATAACTTCTCCAGCTCCTGAAGAACCAGATAGAGTTTTAAATATAGTAGAACCAGATGCAAGTCCATTTTCAGATTTTGCATGGGCATGGATGAGTGGTGATGTTCCAAAAGCTAATACTGATTCCTCAAGTTCCAGTGATAAATCATTAGGAGATAATATTAATGTTACAGGGGGAACATTTTGGTCAGGAATTAGAACTGATGGAACAATAGCTAATACAGCAGGATATACAGGGGCTGCACAAGCTCCATATAGAGGACAGACTGCTTCAGGCTTTGATGGAGTTAGAAATTATGATAAAAGGCACTTAAGTATAATTAATTCATACAATGGAAGATGGACTGGGTTACCTGGAAATAGAATAACTGGTGGGACTTTCTATGTAGCAGGAAATGTTAATGGAATATCAGATGGGGCTACAGCTACAGGAACAGAAGCATTTCACTTAGTTGCAGATGTTCATTTGGAAAATGTAACTGCCAATTTATATGGTAAAGCTGCCTTCATAAATGCTGAAGCTTTTAGAGGTGGTCAAACTACAATGACTAATGTAACAGTAAATGTATTAAGGGATGAAAATACAGTTTTTCATCTGAAAGGGAGTGGTCCAGCTCAAGAGAATTCAGGTTTTAAAGGAGAACAGTTTGCTACAAAATTCGCTGGAAATGCTAATATAACTATTGATACTAAGAAAAATAGTGTTTATGCAGTAAGAAATTTTGCTGGTGGATTAAAAATAGAAAATACAGGAAAGATTATATTTAATGGTGCTTCTAATATAGGAGTTTCATTTCTTACATGGGTTCCTGACAAATCTAAGTACATAGGAAAGTTAGGTGCAGGTGTAGTAACACCAGGAGAAACTTATGTACCCTATGTTAAACTAGCTTCTTCAGCACCTATGGAGATGTATGGAGATGAAAATGTTGGAATCTTTTTCAATAAAAAGATATCAGGGTATGATGTAGGAATTCATCAGGGATATTTTGATCTATATTTTAATATTGGAACAAAGTTGAGTTCATCTGGAGGAGTTATACAAACAACTGGAGGGCAGCTTGGAAAAGATGGATATACAGCTGCAACTGTTGATGGAAATGTTGGGGTCTATGCTATCTCTGGACAAAGAAATGGAGTTGATGTTGCCCAACTGTCAAATATATCATATTTTGCATATGACCAAATCCATAATTTAATAATGGATAAATTTGATATAAAGTTCGGAAAATATTCTAAAAATGGATTTATGTTCCTTGCTAAAAATGGAACTGTTATAGATATACAAGGAATAAAAACTACTTCTTTTTCTGATGGAATAAATGGAACAAGTACATCAGAAGCTGATACAGGAATGGGAACTATTATTGCCTTTGCAGAAGGAAGATGGACAGCTGCAGGAACATCATTGACTGGAGCTGCTTTAGAAGGAAAACCTACTGAAATAATAGTGGATAAAAACCTCAATATGATGAGTAAAGAAGGAATAGCATTTTTGGCAAAAGATGGAGGATTAATTACTGCAAAAAAGGCTGCAGAAGGATATGGATATGGCTCTATAATAGGCTATGCAGATAATGGAACTGTAAATATCAATGCAGGTATAAAAGCTATAGATAAAGGAGTAGCTACTGAAGATAAAAAGTATAATAATATTGGAGGATATGCTATTGCAAATGGAACTATTACAGTAACAGGAAATGCTGAAATAAATGGATTGGGAGCTTTTGCAAATGGAGCAAATGCCAAAGTTTATTTAAGAGGAACAGGAAATAAGATAAAAACAGGAGTCAGTGGCGGACTTGCAAGTCTTAAAGGTGGATATGTAGAATTTGGCGGGGGAACTATTGAACATAAGGATATTAAAGCAGGAGATCACAACCAGAAACTTCCTTTTTTTGCAGATAATACTTCAAAGATAAACTTTACAGGAGCAACCACAATAACAATGTATAATGGAGCAGTATTTTCTGGAGAGGCTAGTGATTATGTAGGGACAGCAGGAACTTCAGCAAAATATAATGGTATGGGTAATGTTACAATAAGTCTGCAAAATAATGGAATTAATCTAGGCGTATTTAAGAATCAAAATATAACATGGAATGGAGAAACAGGATATCTAGCACATTTAGCAGGTATTCCTAAAGTTGCAGCTATTGAAGAAAATAGGCATTGGTATAATAGTTACCTTGAAGGTGGAACAATGGCAATAAATAAAAATGTAGATTTAGATGCTAAATCTGATGGAAACACCAAAGGGGGAGACGCCTTTAATGATATTGGAATGGAAAGAGAAAAAATAACTATTAATTCTGGTATTAAAATAACTTCTACAGATGGTAATGGATTAGTGCTTGGGTCAAACGTGACTGCTAATACTAGTGGAAAAAATGCAGACTCTGGATATACAAATAATGGTGAAATAAAAATAAGTGGAGGAAATCAAGCAGGAGTATATGTAAGTTATGGACATATAAAAAATAATGGTCTTATAGAAACTGATGGTGGAAGCGGAGCTGT
This genomic window contains:
- a CDS encoding putative autotransporter encodes the protein MRKGDIEKSLKRFLKRKVSYSFALLIAFIITGGISLGAEITAEEIQESKGDLLSRIQTEREEIKRKIAENERLIKEYNSNFVELVRKGDFYSKPLFNSTQVFFSYQHLDSGKMKDVTDKEFAETIDAINKHYGTRSGRSILKSTGNIGKDKLMTGNGVAVDTEVFRETIEVGANIKPVEPVLPEINPNVSVNVSAPEVTLSGLPDSIEVVVTGIGGIASPSIGSLTAPGSLNVNVSTPTKVDKIEITAPEIETPTAPDEKNITVSAPATPGGFTPTTVTPPTVPTAPIVAGISVPNIVVPNLTSPSSGNSDGSWAWNTGGSNGLISQVITTKGNFIFTTGGSSSTDSFTAAVTGYTATAASGYSVSVDDVTYGTTNVGSGKAGMYRIVGSRYSSFGKETKITINATARPDTGNALRQFIHFDPHGDRAAATINDITEASNAEKTQATNLVNKYKGAHSNFEDKGYQILALNGELTINGNTMVGVGLQGHANAGRNPMILHTGTTVINGNKNAVFAYPNDGDQVNRLYIATNYGTGKIEINGNNNFVMLAEKNNKGTYNGQSYEHVHNFENSGIIDIKTGNNNIGFFGKQGVNNGYLDLQNPIIISSNGTENIGVYQNSGANNNLNVNSVIKVDISSGSKNVGYVGNYSSQTINTNVYNITGGTNNIGVISNNALTLNGLILNISGGKTNFGLVNKIGTLTSNGAINISGGNDNIGIANQSAGTATHTGNIVLSAGGRNNIGVYGDTTASTIITGKIQVDGIENKAVYGKNSHTITVNNITANTTDSIVVYGESGAKITANELNVISKVDGKDTGAAFAKGSGTTITINRAAIPGTANIDITGKLTSTGGYVGFGLMAADGGVINAKNNYIKVTDGSTAVASIGANSNIDLSGGTVEFNGSGYAVYSDGVGKIDLSGAKVILAGSSTAFDLNLTPGAISPIKLDGDSRIKVVSDEVVVFNLQNATGLSTNGLQQSITDALGTAIGGGINLNKLLEESTATNYKTAAVDGGTIIIGSLDKTGIGAVGETQEQKDGNFYYNRFLGQRLVATATNSTVSAVLNNTLASKFNNQVVGLEMNSSKLAVSNTEAGIKLVNSTIIADRNEVGAGAIGAYINYGIVEVDGTSTIKVEKETANGNSANAGAVGVYAVNGSEVSNAGAIEVGGGQSIGILGMAYRETLDGTVVGAEYGSSAIGQGKVTITNTGNIVLDGIGTIGIYANNNNTGGAAADNVVKNEASGTITVGNSDNSAAAIGIYGKKATITNEGNITVGSGGVAIYATEGSNVTKLGTLNLGSDGIGVMIDGTSRITATGNVTLNSATGAIDDKGKIGIFYKGSATGSDSKDINLNINASNFVKGTAMYVQDMTVESSGNLTVGTEGIGIFVAKKDAAATGTNKGTINLGTSERAIGMYGKDTAIANETGNGIINIDHSSQIGMYATGGNGKVTNTGVINLNVDKATGIYVEAGATAEISGDNIAFAGKSSVGVFAENAMVNFKEGLTFTSNNADKNIYVYGKGATVGIDTGKTVIVDGTTGASGDKTVGIYLENAGTGSTFNGTGNLTVKNGAVGIYSKGNNDLTVNVKAEGDKTTGVFIDGESKIKGTVTAITGAIGVYGSEGVVNIDTGLTLNIGAGADKGTGMYLTDGAYAAGGTITVNNSSTENNIGVYYSKGNTTGTVTNGSEIKLTGTKGVGIYAADGITLVNNANITSTAGQSDSIASYIGGGSQLTSTGIITMNDNDSIGIYVEEGKGINSGTITMNGAASTSTKSVVGMVAQADSGETATIENATSKEIKVGANLGMYIAGAGTNIGINAGTITATTGTGVYVNGSGNSFNGAGGTITSNGVGIYLKNTDTGTVTNTGTLDIASGGVGVFGENAKIDFDVNVSGAGAVGVVAAGTTAISGKIITGQNSVGVYIQDNNVIFDNATITTGTNIPGGTSVGILFDGTKQYNSTIDNVTIDAKNGVGIYLDGSSGTTLNFGGTVATAGTGAVGIYVKTGNTLNSNNSSFNISNGAVGVYVNGGTANLGTTGNLTFNFETGGGIGVYNKGGTLVLGNNISTIGSGSLAATVNGDLTSSGNLNIGEGGQGLLGSYDNGTTTPKSIVNQSTGNITATSGGIGLAAVKGATAPTGDITINNAGNITASGKSSAGKNSVGIYTDVAAINNTGTVNVGTDGIGIYAAESGKAVTNDNMTMTGNNGIGVYIKGATGGLTANNITSTTTGNTGLVLEGVTSNIDAGTITLGNESVGVMATGTTSAIAGTIKVGDSSTGKSAIGIAAKSSNLNLAGITRITAGKGGIGIYAEGTSQVTNVDAAKITVGADGIYMYSTANTSISFTGNITADNQIGIVVNQGTVTGTSSTITAKNGGIGAYVKGTGSQFTGTNIIVQSGIAETGTDPAKYSVGVYYEEAGNIGALPVITQTGSYTIGTVLNKSTGSTAAGINIGTSGSNQVGVMAKGNSTFNVTAGGITVADGDSNIGIYGENSAINVTGNILVGTASSLTNSSIGVSLNGGSYTGTTGDLLVGSNSIGIYGKNMTGNISQSGTTMNVGNNGVGIYGSGTGNITLTMSTGITLGSGNSIGIYAKGMDAAVTGNMTIGANTSIGIVSEGNGNVAHIGAMNIAGKGTGEGDTGSVGIYKLNGTGTITTAGNGWTIGNNGYGIFMKQEKGQIATINNGADMNLGTAAVGIYSSGVNTVNNSGTITVGETDTKGDPNKTQDHLNSVGIYVTNGTTVNNTGTIDVKHDFSVGIYGSGEGTHITNALGATINVDKGGVGILVQNKAIAVNKGTINLGSIESPYTTTVGMAAYSGASIINAFGAVIKVGEGSGMVVGVGATLTNNGKIEVTNGVGIQGGGQILNQGDITIQPGGSGIQVGNTGVGSAEVGSIKIDSEGNVTINDKYVGIGGSLSVEGNLIINGAYVDVTTNTPIFNANSVSGEVNILPNFALTGNGITYKIEDFVNVAMGTITGNKLTPVTSPLFIAKVTEDGDLVIAKRPYADLTIGEQFDALDKGLDNILANSNGIGKDADILKGLNAYLEGLPDNQFEGETSRKLAETRGDIYSTIQGRMQDINRAFDNSFYELESSYNLTKDSSKYSVIYTDGDYKDPTLGIEDYDYKIMGVLYMKEKEGTEYGSKYGYTLGFTGSKFDFENNSKEDVYSLRAGVHRVKNLSEEHKVSWLSRIELGYNRHIAKRKLNLHEVFENKGEYNTYSVALDNRLTKVIYTDLSRQLDIYADLDLEYGKVDGFTESAGSNGGLEVQIKDNDYLSAQLGAGVKASQRIYAGNDISVKVTADVKYAYELGDNYDGNKARLKNGGEGYYSLITPDEREGKLTGKVGLTVEKANHMGVTFEVEAADEESRKDSSVKYGVRFNYKF